One uncultured Caproiciproducens sp. DNA segment encodes these proteins:
- a CDS encoding FumA C-terminus/TtdB family hydratase beta subunit, whose product MDRLQIHTNDMAEAAKTLRAGDKILLSGTIYTARDAAHKRLFAMLDSREKLPFELKNASVYYAGPTPAPDNLPIGACGPTTSSRMDLFAPRLLDLGLKCMIGKGGRSQEVIEAIRRNNAVYLCAIGGAGALAAKCVRSMKVLAFEDLGCESIKELQIEDFPLFTAIDCCGGSLFEV is encoded by the coding sequence ATGGACAGACTTCAAATTCATACAAACGATATGGCAGAGGCTGCAAAAACACTGAGGGCGGGCGACAAAATCCTGCTGAGCGGAACCATTTACACAGCGCGGGATGCTGCGCACAAACGCCTTTTTGCCATGCTTGACAGTAGAGAAAAACTGCCGTTTGAACTTAAAAATGCTTCTGTTTATTACGCCGGCCCAACACCTGCTCCAGACAATCTGCCCATTGGCGCGTGCGGGCCGACCACTTCATCGCGTATGGATCTGTTTGCTCCCCGGCTGCTTGATTTGGGTTTAAAATGCATGATCGGTAAAGGCGGCCGATCCCAAGAGGTAATTGAGGCGATTCGGCGCAACAATGCGGTCTATTTGTGCGCAATCGGCGGAGCGGGCGCGCTTGCGGCAAAATGTGTGCGTTCCATGAAAGTTCTTGCGTTTGAAGACCTTGGCTGTGAATCTATTAAAGAACTGCAGATAGAGGATTTCCCCCTGTTTACAGCAATCGACTGCTGCGGAGGCAGTCTTTTCGAGGTGTAA
- the ftsZ gene encoding cell division protein FtsZ produces MSFEIDNDFDNIVQIKVIGVGGGGGNAIDRMVTMGVQGVEFISVNTDKQALYRSKATQKIQIGEKVTHGKGAGSKPEMGQKAADESREAIAAAIRGSDMVFITAGMGGGTGTGAAPIVAEIARDMGVLTVGIVTKPFDFEGRRRMEQAESGITALREHVDSLVVIPNERLKLVSEQRITLINAFSIADDVLRQGVQSISDLIKLPGLVNLDFADVTAVMKDAGYAHMGVGRSSGKDKASTAANMAISSPLLETAINGAKGVIINITSSPDIGLDEIETASSMIAAQAHQDANIIWGAAFDENMDDEMSVTVIATGFSTTDGAPAFAEDRPEQNSKRDEPAKSVSKSNPIDDEDFTDIMSIFNRK; encoded by the coding sequence ATGTCTTTCGAGATTGACAATGACTTTGACAACATCGTGCAGATTAAAGTAATCGGTGTAGGCGGCGGCGGCGGAAACGCCATTGACCGAATGGTCACCATGGGTGTTCAGGGCGTTGAATTTATCAGTGTAAATACCGATAAACAGGCTCTTTACCGTTCAAAAGCCACACAGAAGATACAGATTGGCGAAAAAGTAACACACGGAAAGGGCGCGGGCTCCAAGCCGGAAATGGGACAGAAAGCCGCCGATGAAAGTCGCGAAGCTATTGCAGCCGCCATCAGGGGCAGCGATATGGTTTTTATTACCGCAGGTATGGGCGGCGGAACCGGTACGGGTGCAGCTCCGATTGTTGCTGAAATTGCGCGTGATATGGGTGTGCTCACTGTCGGCATTGTGACCAAGCCGTTTGACTTTGAAGGCCGCCGCCGTATGGAGCAGGCTGAAAGCGGCATTACCGCCTTGCGCGAGCATGTGGACTCCCTTGTTGTCATCCCAAATGAAAGACTGAAACTCGTCAGCGAACAGCGCATTACCCTTATCAATGCATTTTCCATTGCAGATGATGTACTTCGTCAGGGCGTACAAAGTATTTCGGACTTGATTAAACTGCCCGGTCTTGTCAATTTGGACTTTGCAGATGTTACTGCGGTCATGAAGGATGCCGGCTATGCACACATGGGTGTTGGCAGGTCTTCCGGCAAAGATAAGGCGTCGACTGCCGCCAACATGGCTATTTCCAGCCCGCTTCTTGAAACCGCAATCAATGGAGCCAAAGGCGTCATCATCAATATTACGTCCTCGCCGGACATCGGCCTTGATGAAATTGAGACTGCTTCCTCTATGATCGCCGCTCAGGCGCATCAGGACGCCAACATTATCTGGGGCGCCGCGTTCGACGAAAACATGGATGACGAAATGAGTGTTACGGTTATTGCCACGGGCTTTTCAACAACCGACGGAGCTCCTGCTTTCGCTGAGGACAGGCCTGAACAGAATTCAAAACGGGACGAGCCGGCAAAGTCGGTAAGCAAATCCAATCCGATTGATGATGAGGATTTCACCGATATTATGTCAATCTTTAACCGGAAATAA
- a CDS encoding magnesium transporter CorA family protein — protein sequence MLSYYKTINGHISPIPSCEPGCWINCVAPDDEEINSLIADFQIEPDFFRAAMDEEESSHIDNEDDCTLIIIDIPAIEKAGKNITYTTTPVGIILTEKNVITVSTKENPIINEFSEDVVKGVQTNMKTRFVLHFMLRVASRYLQYLKQIDKISNFVERELRKSMKNSELIQLLDIEKSLVYFSSSLKANEITIEKIMRGRAVKLYDEDQDLVEDVLIEVKQAIEMSNIYLNILSGTMDAFASVISNNLNMVMKVLASLTLLISIPTVISGIYGMNVTGIPLTNFWFPVSLSVFCMGIAYFILRKKNMF from the coding sequence ATGCTATCCTATTACAAGACGATAAACGGTCACATCTCGCCGATTCCTTCCTGTGAACCCGGATGCTGGATTAACTGTGTGGCGCCGGACGATGAGGAAATCAACAGCTTGATTGCCGACTTTCAAATTGAGCCGGACTTTTTTCGCGCTGCAATGGATGAAGAGGAATCCTCACATATTGACAATGAAGATGATTGCACCCTTATTATCATTGATATTCCGGCGATTGAAAAAGCCGGTAAAAATATCACGTACACGACTACGCCGGTCGGCATTATCCTGACAGAAAAAAACGTCATTACAGTTTCCACCAAGGAGAATCCGATTATCAATGAATTTTCGGAAGACGTGGTCAAGGGCGTTCAGACAAATATGAAAACCCGCTTTGTTCTGCATTTTATGCTTCGTGTCGCATCGCGGTATCTGCAATACTTAAAACAAATTGATAAAATCAGTAATTTTGTGGAGCGGGAACTTCGTAAATCCATGAAAAATTCAGAGCTGATTCAGCTTTTGGATATTGAAAAATCTTTGGTGTATTTTTCTTCTTCGCTCAAGGCGAATGAAATTACGATTGAAAAAATCATGCGCGGCCGTGCCGTTAAGCTCTATGACGAAGATCAGGATCTGGTCGAGGATGTACTGATAGAAGTGAAGCAGGCAATCGAAATGTCCAATATATACCTCAATATTCTATCCGGTACCATGGATGCTTTTGCCTCGGTCATTTCAAACAATCTGAACATGGTGATGAAGGTGCTCGCTTCACTAACCCTGTTGATTTCAATTCCAACTGTCATTTCCGGAATTTATGGGATGAATGTTACGGGAATTCCGCTGACAAATTTCTGGTTCCCTGTTTCTCTTTCCGTGTTTTGTATGGGCATAGCCTACTTTATACTGAGAAAGAAAAATATGTTTTAA
- a CDS encoding cation diffusion facilitator family transporter, translating to MFDFLIRTFVKDYQKKDDSKVRERYGKFSGAVGIATNILLFVMKIITGVAFHSIAITADAINNLSDSGSSVVTLVGFKLAGKPADEEHPYGHARIEYLSGLIVSFAILMVGFQLVQSSFDKILNPEDAEFSVVSLAVLILSALIKVWQCLFYKKVGKTISSSTISANAADSLNDVFATLSVLAGILITYFSGFNLDGYMGVIVAVFIMITGVRLIIETSNPLLGMAPTKEMVDDIYGKIMSYDGILGIHDLNVHNYGPMRCFASVHCEVPAGQDIMVSHDIIDNIERAFLVEKGIHLVIHLDPIVTNDERTNHLKKQVEEIISRISPKISMHDFRVVWGTTHSNLIFDICVSFEFPISDSELTQRITEEVSKLDPNYFVVLTVDHSYVPAD from the coding sequence ATGTTTGATTTTCTGATTCGTACTTTTGTAAAGGATTATCAAAAAAAAGATGACAGTAAAGTGCGGGAGCGCTACGGAAAATTTTCAGGTGCGGTAGGAATTGCGACGAATATCCTGCTGTTTGTCATGAAGATTATTACCGGAGTTGCCTTTCACAGCATTGCCATCACTGCTGATGCAATCAACAATCTGTCGGATTCCGGTTCGTCCGTCGTCACATTGGTTGGCTTTAAGCTGGCAGGAAAACCGGCTGACGAGGAACATCCGTACGGCCACGCCCGCATTGAATATCTCTCCGGTTTAATTGTGTCGTTTGCCATTCTGATGGTTGGTTTTCAGCTTGTGCAAAGCTCCTTCGACAAGATTTTGAATCCGGAGGATGCCGAATTCAGCGTGGTTTCTCTTGCTGTGCTCATTCTTTCCGCGCTGATTAAAGTGTGGCAGTGTCTGTTCTATAAAAAGGTTGGGAAAACCATAAGTTCGTCCACCATTTCCGCGAATGCGGCCGACAGCCTGAACGATGTGTTTGCCACACTGTCCGTTCTGGCCGGTATTCTGATCACGTATTTCAGCGGCTTTAACCTTGACGGCTACATGGGCGTGATTGTTGCTGTTTTCATTATGATTACCGGTGTACGGCTGATTATTGAAACGAGCAATCCTCTTTTGGGCATGGCACCGACGAAAGAGATGGTTGATGATATCTATGGGAAGATCATGAGCTACGACGGGATTTTGGGAATTCATGATCTGAACGTTCATAATTATGGCCCGATGCGCTGTTTTGCATCCGTGCACTGTGAGGTTCCCGCCGGGCAGGATATTATGGTAAGCCATGATATTATTGATAATATTGAGCGCGCTTTTCTCGTAGAAAAAGGAATTCACCTTGTTATTCACCTTGACCCAATTGTTACGAATGACGAACGGACGAATCATCTGAAAAAACAGGTTGAGGAGATTATCAGCCGGATTTCGCCTAAAATCAGCATGCATGATTTCAGGGTTGTGTGGGGTACCACGCACTCTAATCTGATTTTTGATATCTGCGTTTCCTTTGAATTCCCCATAAGCGACAGTGAACTGACACAACGGATCACAGAGGAAGTCAGCAAGCTTGACCCGAATTATTTTGTAGTGCTTACCGTCGATCACAGCTATGTGCCGGCAGATTAA